The sequence below is a genomic window from Candidatus Zixiibacteriota bacterium.
TTAGATTGTATAGTATTCAGGGGCGGAATTCTATCCGCCGCTTTAAGGAGGGAATCTATGAACTCCAATGTTCCAATTTGTAAGCCAAGAATTCTTTCATTTGATTCAGTTGTACTCATACTGATTGTGATGGTCATGTTAATCACCGCTTCTGCATCTGGGCGGAATCTTTATTCGCCGCGGTCGCCAAAGTTGACCGGGCAGAAATTAACGACCGAACCTTGCTCGCAAGGATTGATCCATGACGTAGGCAGAATGGCGCTTGCCATAACGAATATCGGCTTTATTGGCTCGGGTCTAATAATTCAGCCAGACTTTCCTTATGATCTTCCGCCTTCCTGCCAGTATCCTTATCCCAGTGAGAAGGAACATCTCTTTTTGGGTTCGCTATGGATTGGCGCGATTGTCGGTAGTGACACCTTGGTCAGTGTAGGCATAGACGGCTGGCAGATGACAAAAGAAATGTGGCCGGAAACATGCCCCGAGGGGGCAATTAGAATCCGATCAAATATTAAAGATGACTCCGGTGCTGTTTCCGAACAAGATTATATAGCAATCTATACCGACACTCTTACAAATCCACCCTATGTCTTCCCGGACCCATTTGAAGGTAGGCCACATATTCCCCTGAAACTGGAAGTTACGCAGAAAAGCTATGCCTGGAGCAATCCTGAAGCTGATGACTTTGTCATCTTCGATTTTAATATTAAGAACATTGGAGCAGAAATTCTGGAAGATGTCTATATCGGATATTATGTCGACGGTGATGTAAAGCTCAAAAGCACATCGACCGGTTTCGAGGACGATATTTGCGGGCTGAAACAAGATATTCAGCTGTCTTTTGCCTGTTCTTTCACCGATTCTGTCCACCTTGCTTGGATTGCTGATAATGACGGCCGCCAGGAATCTTCCGATCCATGTCCGTATGAGAATGCATCTTCACTGACATCGGTGACAGGTATTCTTCTCCTTGCTACACCCGGTGAGACGACGAATTTCTCTTTCAACTGGTGGATATCGAATGCGAACGCGGGGCTTGATTGGGGACCAAGGAAGCAAGGAACGGTCGAATATCCTATGCGCGATTTCGGCGGATTTCTTGGCACGCCGGAAGGCGACCGGAATAAGTACTATATCATGAGCCATCCCGAAATCGACTATGATCAGCTCTTTACCTCTGTCGACCATTCCTCCGAAGGTTGGCTCGCGCCTCCTCCATACTCCGACAATTTGGCCGACGGTACCGACACAAGGTATCTCCTCTCCTTCGGTCCTTTCGATATTATGCCCGGCGAGTCGGCACCGTTCGCTTTCGCCTATGTGGCCGGCGAGAATTTTCACACCGATTGCGAGGCTTTCGAGAACCTCTTTGACCCATACTCGCCGCAGGCTTATGCCGACCAGCTCAATTTCGATGAATTCGTTACCAACGCCCTTCAGGCAAAATGGCTCTATGACATACCCGGCTATGACACCGACAGCGATGGCTACGCCGGCAAATATTATCTCTGCGGTGTCGAACCTGACCAGGATACCATTTTCTACGAAGGTGATGGCGTTCCCGACCTGAAAGTACCG
It includes:
- a CDS encoding FlgD immunoglobulin-like domain containing protein, whose translation is MTKEMWPETCPEGAIRIRSNIKDDSGAVSEQDYIAIYTDTLTNPPYVFPDPFEGRPHIPLKLEVTQKSYAWSNPEADDFVIFDFNIKNIGAEILEDVYIGYYVDGDVKLKSTSTGFEDDICGLKQDIQLSFACSFTDSVHLAWIADNDGRQESSDPCPYENASSLTSVTGILLLATPGETTNFSFNWWISNANAGLDWGPRKQGTVEYPMRDFGGFLGTPEGDRNKYYIMSHPEIDYDQLFTSVDHSSEGWLAPPPYSDNLADGTDTRYLLSFGPFDIMPGESAPFAFAYVAGENFHTDCEAFENLFDPYSPQAYADQLNFDEFVTNALQAKWLYDIPGYDTDSDGYAGKYYLCGVEPDQDTIFYEGDGVPDLKVPQISPYRKSLRLTLENDVDVRVRWNGLVPETRLDYRLGYNDFEGYSISYMIPQATGIIKVAEYDKEDFWKLIWNFEHSVWVYTDVPFTREQTQALYSISDPMQYSAPDTALALHWLDSLFYFLPVCANNSNLFDPLLIHKLYPYQPYPSTFNIDSLHAYYPDELTHDGFLKYFEYEYVIRDLEPSTQYVIKQAYFDFEFCRSDGSELSYVDTIWTMPSTDVPDDGDGILAENFRIHQNYPNPFNPSTEIQFDLPRKENVTLTIFNLLGQTVKEFELGEKQAGSHTVIWDGTDNAGRSVATGIYLYRITAGDFIGAKKMVLLK